One part of the Dyadobacter sp. 676 genome encodes these proteins:
- the nusA gene encoding transcription termination factor NusA has protein sequence MDSGILIESFAEFASSKNIDRPTMISVLEEVFRTMIRKKYGTDDNFDVIINPESGDLEMWRTREIVDDNSEDIWEYNKIPLSEARKIQSDFEVGEEVAEEVKLAEFGRRLVQTARQTLIQKIKDMEKEIMYEKYKDQVGEMITGEVYQTLRHEVIIVDSEGNELSLPRTEQISKDRFRKGESVKSVIHKVEMNNGSPKITLSRTSPVFLERLFEVEIPEIYDGIISVRKVVREPGERAKVAVESYDDRIDPVGACVGMKGSRIHSIVRELGNENIDVINYTDNLELLISRALSPAKVSSMQIDREAKRVSVFLKPDQVSLAIGKGGQNIKLAGKLVGMEIDVFRDIEEQNDEDVDLTEFQDEIDEWIIDELHKIGLDTAKSVLALSKEELVRRTDLEEATVEDVLDILRKEFE, from the coding sequence ATGGATAGCGGAATATTAATTGAGTCATTCGCGGAGTTCGCAAGCTCTAAGAACATCGATCGTCCCACGATGATCAGTGTTTTGGAAGAGGTATTTCGTACTATGATTCGCAAGAAATATGGCACCGACGACAACTTTGACGTAATTATTAACCCGGAAAGCGGTGACCTTGAAATGTGGCGTACCCGTGAAATCGTGGACGACAATTCCGAGGATATCTGGGAATATAACAAAATACCTCTTTCCGAAGCCCGCAAGATCCAGAGCGACTTTGAGGTAGGCGAAGAAGTTGCCGAAGAAGTAAAACTGGCCGAATTCGGTCGCCGCCTGGTGCAAACCGCCCGCCAGACCCTTATCCAGAAGATCAAGGATATGGAAAAAGAGATCATGTATGAAAAATACAAGGATCAGGTGGGTGAAATGATTACCGGCGAAGTGTACCAGACTTTGAGGCACGAGGTGATCATCGTGGATTCGGAAGGCAACGAACTTTCCCTGCCGCGTACCGAGCAGATTTCCAAAGACCGTTTTCGTAAGGGCGAATCGGTTAAATCGGTGATCCATAAAGTGGAGATGAACAACGGTTCACCCAAGATTACGCTATCCAGAACGTCGCCTGTATTCCTGGAAAGACTCTTCGAAGTGGAGATCCCGGAAATCTACGATGGAATCATTTCTGTACGGAAAGTTGTTCGTGAACCAGGGGAACGTGCCAAAGTGGCCGTCGAATCATACGACGACAGGATCGACCCGGTGGGCGCGTGCGTAGGTATGAAAGGCTCACGCATCCATTCCATTGTTCGTGAACTCGGTAACGAGAACATCGACGTTATCAACTACACCGACAACCTCGAACTACTCATCAGCCGCGCATTGAGCCCTGCGAAAGTGAGCTCGATGCAGATCGACCGCGAAGCCAAGCGCGTCTCGGTGTTCCTCAAACCTGACCAGGTATCACTGGCCATTGGTAAGGGCGGACAGAATATCAAACTCGCCGGCAAGCTGGTAGGCATGGAAATCGACGTATTCCGCGATATCGAAGAACAAAACGACGAGGATGTCGACCTGACCGAATTCCAGGACGAAATCGACGAGTGGATCATCGACGAGCTTCATAAGATCGGCCTGGATACCGCGAAGAGCGTGTTGGCCCTGAGCAAGGAAGAACTGGTACGCCGGACAGACCTCGAAGAGGCAACCGTAGAAGATGTGCTCGACATCCTGCGTAAAGAATTTGAATAA
- a CDS encoding metal-dependent phosphohydrolase: MELSDRQWKLFDFVKEMHGSQKRKYTDAPYYTHLLSVAGRVDQYVKNGYETEIALCHDLIEDTECSLAELSSKLMSLGYNIEEDEVILAGVDDLTDKYTHEKYPSLNRAQRKELEGARIIASRPIAQTVKYADIIDNMLSLAEHDPGFARVYAREVDGYLWKINKGNPELYQACCRLLTEMKERLGLNTN; encoded by the coding sequence ATGGAACTCAGCGACCGACAATGGAAATTATTCGACTTTGTAAAAGAGATGCACGGCTCGCAGAAAAGAAAGTACACGGACGCGCCTTACTACACGCATTTGTTGAGCGTGGCCGGGAGGGTCGATCAGTATGTGAAAAATGGGTATGAAACCGAGATAGCCCTTTGTCACGATCTGATAGAGGACACGGAATGTTCGCTGGCCGAACTTTCGTCGAAACTGATGAGCCTTGGGTACAACATCGAGGAAGACGAGGTGATACTGGCCGGCGTAGACGATCTGACGGACAAGTACACCCATGAGAAATATCCGTCATTAAACCGGGCGCAGCGCAAGGAGCTGGAAGGGGCGCGCATTATAGCGTCGAGACCGATCGCGCAGACAGTAAAATATGCCGACATCATCGACAATATGCTATCCCTTGCCGAACACGATCCCGGGTTCGCACGGGTGTATGCGCGCGAGGTCGATGGCTATCTCTGGAAAATCAATAAGGGAAACCCCGAACTCTACCAGGCATGCTGCCGACTTTTGACGGAGATGAAGGAAAGGCTGGGTTTGAACACTAATTAA
- a CDS encoding T9SS type A sorting domain-containing protein, translating to MKRAKTNIFIFAMLLVGALPFLPARAQTITFDDQGYVHNAGLGQSITVGNFTFSVVNQTLAIDPENEQMYYESSSEGNGFAGSGLIYVGDQFDFDDPYYFRIQVSDGTNRHLSSFYIYDYINAAGKDKISITVEGFRDNVKVGEQDFNLIGDGVSKQVLSLNTTIFSDVDEVRIRQFQPFAYGAEYPGLVFAFDQFVFEEALPVRLAAFGAQKTENGIEVFWETATETGSAYFDVERSTDARSWERIARLDAKGESDQSVHYHFRDEGPVQEGRYYRLKMVDADSSFAYSKIEHVAADKRRGIVMYPNPAISSVTVRNIDSPISSAELLDDDGRRMESFPSLLPVRGEITLPLPDITPGTYWLRIHMAGGVFETKKLVKAK from the coding sequence ATGAAAAGAGCCAAGACCAACATCTTCATCTTCGCCATGCTTCTGGTGGGGGCTTTACCTTTTTTACCCGCGCGTGCCCAAACGATTACATTCGACGATCAGGGTTATGTCCATAATGCAGGGCTTGGACAAAGCATTACCGTGGGCAATTTTACATTTTCGGTGGTCAACCAGACCCTGGCCATTGATCCCGAAAACGAGCAAATGTATTACGAGTCGTCTTCCGAGGGAAATGGCTTTGCCGGCTCGGGCCTGATTTATGTAGGAGATCAATTCGACTTCGACGATCCTTATTACTTCCGCATTCAGGTGAGTGACGGCACCAACCGGCATTTATCGAGCTTTTACATTTACGATTATATCAATGCGGCCGGCAAAGATAAAATCAGCATAACGGTAGAGGGGTTCAGGGATAATGTCAAGGTAGGAGAGCAGGACTTCAACCTGATCGGCGACGGTGTTTCCAAACAGGTTCTCAGCCTGAATACTACGATATTCAGCGATGTGGACGAAGTCCGGATCAGGCAATTTCAACCGTTTGCTTATGGCGCCGAATACCCGGGGTTGGTATTCGCTTTCGATCAGTTTGTATTCGAGGAAGCGTTGCCGGTGCGCCTGGCCGCGTTCGGAGCTCAAAAAACCGAAAATGGTATCGAGGTGTTCTGGGAAACCGCTACGGAGACGGGCAGCGCTTATTTCGATGTAGAACGCTCGACGGATGCGAGAAGCTGGGAGCGGATCGCCCGGCTGGACGCGAAAGGAGAATCTGACCAGTCGGTTCATTACCATTTTCGCGATGAGGGGCCTGTTCAGGAAGGGCGCTATTACCGGTTGAAAATGGTGGATGCCGATAGTTCCTTTGCTTACAGTAAAATAGAGCATGTCGCTGCGGACAAGCGGCGCGGCATCGTTATGTATCCTAATCCGGCGATCTCATCCGTAACGGTGCGTAATATCGACTCCCCTATATCTTCGGCGGAACTGCTGGACGACGACGGAAGGCGTATGGAGAGCTTTCCCTCTTTGCTGCCGGTGAGGGGAGAAATAACGTTGCCTCTTCCGGATATCACGCCGGGCACCTATTGGCTGCGCATACATATGGCCGGGGGTGTATTCGAAACAAAAAAACTTGTAAAAGCGAAGTAA
- a CDS encoding endonuclease/exonuclease/phosphatase family protein, with protein sequence MKGIKKLLWFLYQCFACYTLLIYTLILFVPSDGWLAGFMMMSFPPVVLIHLASVPVWFVIEKKKAVLPLAMFVIAGIFLSRTYAFGRSDEPAADIGGKRKFSVMSYNVHVFQKFSEWWTKEGLKEVRAMKAWVGDSGADVLCMPEFYDQDETIFETGTYLRKKGYKHAAYLHGRKYGKSYWGLAIFSKYPIVASRDTVFAAQNGMIQADIRIGRDTVRVIGLHLYSMTLGLGKLAQQREMEGIKAEGRITLRKMKNGFTRRAEEFTVLQKWIKTSPYPVLVCGDFNEVPYSYIYGQLRKSLSNSFEERGQGFGFTYNHLPYFIRIDHQFYDHERLTLLNFDTYSKVKYSDHYPIMGTYIFK encoded by the coding sequence ATGAAGGGGATCAAGAAGTTACTATGGTTTTTGTATCAATGCTTTGCCTGCTATACTCTGCTGATTTACACGCTGATACTGTTCGTTCCATCGGATGGCTGGCTGGCCGGTTTTATGATGATGTCGTTTCCGCCGGTCGTGCTCATCCATTTGGCTTCCGTCCCTGTTTGGTTTGTGATAGAGAAGAAAAAGGCCGTTCTACCGCTGGCTATGTTTGTTATCGCCGGCATATTCCTGTCGAGGACTTACGCATTTGGACGTTCGGATGAGCCGGCTGCGGATATCGGCGGTAAGCGGAAGTTCTCCGTGATGAGCTACAATGTCCATGTATTCCAGAAGTTTTCGGAATGGTGGACGAAAGAAGGGCTGAAGGAGGTCAGGGCGATGAAGGCCTGGGTAGGGGATAGCGGGGCCGATGTGCTTTGCATGCCCGAGTTTTACGATCAGGACGAAACCATTTTCGAAACCGGAACTTATCTCAGAAAAAAAGGGTATAAGCACGCCGCTTATCTTCACGGGCGGAAATATGGCAAATCTTACTGGGGGCTGGCGATTTTTTCGAAATATCCCATTGTAGCGTCGCGCGATACGGTCTTCGCCGCACAAAACGGGATGATTCAGGCCGATATCAGGATCGGGCGGGATACCGTGCGGGTTATCGGCCTGCATTTGTATTCGATGACGCTCGGCCTCGGCAAACTGGCACAACAGCGGGAAATGGAGGGAATAAAGGCCGAAGGCCGCATTACCCTGCGAAAAATGAAAAACGGATTTACGCGCAGGGCCGAAGAATTTACCGTATTACAGAAATGGATCAAAACATCCCCGTACCCGGTGCTGGTGTGCGGGGACTTTAACGAAGTGCCTTACAGCTATATTTACGGGCAGCTAAGGAAGTCGCTCTCGAATAGTTTCGAGGAAAGGGGACAGGGATTTGGTTTTACCTATAACCATTTGCCGTATTTTATCCGCATCGACCATCAGTTTTACGACCATGAGCGGCTAACCCTGCTGAATTTCGACACTTACTCCAAAGTGAAGTATTCCGACCATTACCCGATTATGGGAACGTACATCTTCAAATAA
- a CDS encoding DUF4270 family protein: MKFKSYSLGGSSIVNKLLIIIGFAFSLMACEWGDEIKSIAQPNADDFAVLATDTVTIQLSTIAADSVMTNRPSRMLFGAFKDPYFGKVRTMNFFQPTAESGVSIAQEAVYDSLILSLQFDNKFSYGDTTKPLNLSVYRLLTDIMDKSSYWNHNTTSYDPTVIGKATIVPRPFTTPLLKVRLSDAIGKQVFEMAKSNQLTSSTDWLNVVKGLVVMPGAADNGAVIGFKSGNDSTSVQLHYHTPSVSEFKKDSTIFKVMESYNHITADPTGTQLAKLPANRRIALPSTQSGNMAFMQAGTGIMMRVDLPYLKNFKYTKYTAINKAYLRVRPLRASISDYLRVPPVLYLYRIDKNNQFYTDANGSPQAVQVLGGQGGVFSTYRKDLVNNDEYYEFDISSFATEIMVSESNDIGGFVIRSGTFNTQSSFRDAGTDYSMNVNRLVVGDQYNANRGVELKLFYTEVKPK, translated from the coding sequence ATGAAATTTAAGTCTTATTCCCTCGGGGGATCGTCCATAGTCAATAAACTTCTGATCATAATTGGGTTTGCCTTTTCGCTCATGGCTTGTGAGTGGGGAGATGAGATAAAATCCATCGCACAGCCCAATGCGGACGATTTCGCGGTGCTCGCTACCGACACGGTTACGATCCAGCTTTCCACCATAGCGGCCGACTCGGTGATGACCAATCGGCCGTCCCGTATGCTGTTTGGGGCATTTAAAGACCCATATTTCGGAAAAGTACGGACGATGAATTTCTTTCAGCCGACTGCCGAAAGCGGCGTCAGCATTGCCCAGGAAGCCGTGTATGATTCATTGATATTGTCGTTGCAATTTGATAACAAGTTCAGCTATGGCGACACTACAAAGCCGTTGAACCTTTCGGTTTACAGGCTTCTGACCGATATCATGGATAAAAGCTCTTATTGGAACCACAATACCACGTCGTATGACCCGACGGTTATCGGCAAGGCTACCATTGTTCCCAGACCTTTTACGACACCGCTGTTGAAAGTTCGGCTTTCGGACGCAATCGGCAAGCAGGTATTTGAAATGGCTAAAAGCAACCAGCTCACGTCCAGCACCGATTGGCTGAACGTGGTGAAAGGGCTGGTGGTGATGCCGGGAGCTGCGGATAACGGCGCGGTCATCGGGTTCAAATCGGGAAATGACAGTACATCCGTGCAACTTCACTATCATACGCCGTCCGTCAGCGAATTCAAAAAGGATTCCACAATATTTAAGGTTATGGAATCCTACAATCATATCACGGCTGATCCGACCGGCACGCAACTGGCAAAGTTGCCTGCAAACAGAAGGATCGCGTTGCCTTCCACGCAGTCGGGAAATATGGCTTTCATGCAGGCCGGAACGGGCATCATGATGCGGGTTGATCTTCCATATCTCAAAAATTTCAAGTATACCAAATACACAGCCATCAATAAAGCTTATTTACGGGTCAGGCCGCTGAGGGCTTCTATCAGCGATTATCTTCGTGTTCCGCCTGTATTGTATCTCTACCGGATCGACAAGAACAACCAGTTTTATACCGATGCGAACGGTTCGCCTCAGGCTGTACAGGTACTTGGCGGCCAGGGAGGTGTTTTCAGCACCTACCGCAAAGACCTGGTCAACAACGACGAATACTATGAATTCGATATCAGCTCTTTTGCCACGGAGATTATGGTCTCCGAAAGCAATGATATTGGTGGGTTTGTGATCCGTAGTGGTACGTTTAACACGCAGAGCTCATTCCGCGACGCCGGTACCGATTACAGTATGAATGTAAACAGATTGGTGGTCGGCGACCAGTATAACGCCAACAGGGGAGTCGAATTAAAGCTATTTTACACTGAGGTAAAGCCTAAATAA
- the rimP gene encoding ribosome maturation factor RimP, which yields MTVKEHLESLLAPLLEDGDCFLVDIVIKPSRLSQKVTILVDSDEGITIQQCTSISRRLAKQLEELEIFKDAYTLEVSSPGLDQPLLLPRQYKKNVGRNLKISLKSGEVLQGTLTDAGEDSITVQLPAPKKKAKTPVDEASLVRQIGLDEIAKALIEISFK from the coding sequence ATGACCGTAAAGGAACATTTAGAATCACTGCTGGCCCCGCTTTTGGAAGATGGCGATTGTTTTCTGGTTGACATTGTGATCAAACCATCCAGGCTGAGCCAGAAAGTGACCATTCTTGTGGACAGTGACGAGGGAATTACGATCCAGCAATGCACGTCCATCAGCCGCAGGCTCGCCAAACAGCTTGAAGAGCTGGAAATATTCAAAGACGCGTACACATTGGAAGTTTCCTCCCCCGGCCTCGACCAGCCACTTCTGCTGCCACGCCAGTACAAGAAAAATGTGGGCCGCAACCTTAAAATTAGTCTGAAAAGCGGCGAAGTCCTGCAGGGAACACTGACCGACGCAGGAGAGGATAGCATTACCGTCCAGCTCCCGGCCCCGAAGAAAAAAGCGAAAACGCCGGTCGACGAGGCGTCGCTGGTCCGGCAGATCGGCCTGGATGAGATTGCCAAAGCGTTGATAGAAATCTCTTTTAAATAG
- a CDS encoding DUF4907 domain-containing protein → MIRKRSSNLNIFILAFMAAFAAAIYFLFFKGQDGNPGGEGRFNVETIKVENGWGYRIRQDTTPVIEQKIIPGVPGLSGFATEREAAETGNLVKRKLDSGIFPPTISTHELDSLGIKYQ, encoded by the coding sequence GTGATCCGCAAGAGAAGCAGCAACCTGAACATTTTCATACTGGCCTTTATGGCGGCCTTCGCAGCAGCGATTTACTTTCTGTTCTTTAAAGGACAGGACGGAAATCCAGGCGGCGAAGGCCGTTTCAATGTGGAAACTATCAAAGTAGAAAATGGTTGGGGATACCGGATCCGGCAGGACACGACTCCCGTAATTGAACAGAAGATAATTCCCGGAGTGCCCGGCCTGAGTGGTTTCGCAACGGAACGGGAAGCCGCAGAAACCGGCAATCTCGTGAAACGGAAGCTGGACAGTGGTATTTTTCCTCCCACGATCTCTACGCACGAGCTCGACAGTCTCGGAATAAAATATCAGTAA
- the infB gene encoding translation initiation factor IF-2, translated as MAEDKMMRLSQVARILNVGITTIVDHLSAKGYKVESNPNTKINADQIEFLAKDFKSNELRSSLTQKPAAPPAEAPVEVKEDKVKSDVEGILYFRNTPKAEEKPVVEEKPAAEPQPAFENKLPGIKVVGKIDLDAKRPVVQQSATPAEQPKPEAPQEPAAETPKPAPVPVEKEEPRPAASQPEPVKESPVEAPVKETPPAQVAPVAETPAREEPSLAEPAETKAMSAEPKETAPVAEKTTPAAPESGSTTEEQPSGESELIEARGEQLRGLRVVGKIELPSNKKKDPVASSDTSADKKRRRKRKRIRDGAVAPGENRPADTSAGTSTNAGTDANRNRPNTPGAASQGGAQQGGGQSKTTQGPGNRGSNSGNNRRGNRREEVSDKEVADNIKATMARMGGGNTKGMARGKGRRRDRGDQNDPNSFGDEETKVLRVTEFVSANDLASLMDVTVQEVISVCMSMGMFVSINQRLDAEAITFIADEFGFEVAFISAEEEVQNDVTEEVDDEDSLVERAPIVTIMGHVDHGKTSLLDYIRQENVASGEAGGITQHIGAYSVKTKTGKPVTFLDTPGHEAFTAMRARGAKITDVVIIVIAADDSVMPQTREAINHAQVAGVPIVFAFSKIDKPGANTDKIREELANMNLLVEEWGGKYQTQEISSKSGQGIDELLEKVLLEAELLELKANPNRRAVGTVVEASLDKGRGYVTTILVQNGTLKVGDAVLAGAHFGKVKAMTDYLGKRLKTAGPSMPVQLLGLNGAPQAGDRFNVFENERDARDIATKREQIQREQSIRTRKHITLEEIGRRKAIGNFRELNLIVKGDVDGSVEALSDSLLQLSTSEVQVNIIHKAVGQISESDVNLAIASDAIIVGFQVRPSSNAKKMAEQDQIEIRHYSVIYQAIEEIKDAMTGMLAPTIEEVITGNIEIREVFKISRIGTIAGCYVTDGYVKRNNKIRVVRDGIVLYTGEIDSLKRYKDDVQEVRNGYECGLSIKNYNDIEIGDIIESFELREVKRTL; from the coding sequence ATGGCAGAAGATAAAATGATGCGCCTTAGCCAAGTGGCACGGATCCTCAACGTGGGTATTACTACGATCGTGGATCATCTGTCTGCCAAGGGGTATAAGGTGGAAAGTAACCCGAATACCAAAATTAATGCCGATCAAATTGAGTTTCTTGCGAAGGACTTCAAATCAAATGAGCTGAGGTCTTCCCTGACGCAAAAACCGGCCGCGCCCCCTGCGGAAGCGCCGGTTGAGGTGAAGGAAGACAAGGTAAAAAGCGATGTCGAGGGAATTCTCTATTTCAGAAATACACCCAAAGCGGAAGAGAAACCTGTGGTGGAAGAAAAACCCGCCGCGGAACCTCAACCTGCTTTCGAAAATAAATTGCCGGGTATTAAGGTGGTAGGTAAAATTGATCTGGATGCGAAACGACCGGTAGTACAGCAATCGGCCACGCCTGCGGAACAACCGAAGCCGGAAGCCCCGCAAGAGCCCGCTGCCGAAACTCCTAAGCCTGCCCCCGTGCCGGTTGAGAAGGAAGAACCCAGGCCGGCAGCAAGTCAGCCGGAACCTGTGAAGGAATCTCCGGTAGAAGCTCCCGTAAAAGAAACCCCTCCCGCACAGGTGGCGCCGGTTGCCGAAACACCAGCCAGGGAAGAGCCAAGCTTGGCCGAACCCGCGGAAACCAAGGCAATGTCGGCTGAGCCGAAAGAAACGGCGCCAGTTGCTGAAAAGACTACCCCAGCCGCGCCGGAATCCGGCAGCACGACCGAAGAGCAGCCATCCGGCGAATCCGAGCTGATCGAAGCACGTGGGGAACAACTCAGAGGGTTAAGGGTAGTTGGAAAAATCGAACTACCGTCGAATAAAAAGAAAGATCCGGTTGCGTCCAGCGACACTTCCGCCGACAAAAAACGTCGCAGAAAGAGAAAGAGAATCCGCGACGGCGCAGTGGCTCCGGGAGAAAACCGTCCTGCCGATACCAGCGCTGGCACCAGCACGAATGCCGGTACTGATGCAAACCGCAACCGGCCGAATACACCGGGAGCGGCCTCTCAGGGCGGCGCTCAACAGGGTGGCGGGCAGTCGAAAACCACGCAAGGCCCTGGTAATCGAGGTAGCAATAGCGGCAACAACCGCAGAGGAAACAGACGCGAGGAAGTTTCCGATAAGGAAGTGGCAGACAATATTAAGGCCACAATGGCGCGCATGGGGGGTGGAAACACCAAAGGTATGGCAAGAGGCAAAGGCCGCCGCCGTGACCGTGGCGATCAGAACGATCCGAACAGCTTCGGAGACGAAGAAACAAAAGTATTGCGCGTAACCGAGTTCGTGTCTGCCAACGACCTAGCGTCATTGATGGATGTGACCGTTCAGGAGGTAATCTCGGTTTGTATGAGCATGGGTATGTTCGTATCCATTAACCAGCGACTCGACGCCGAAGCCATTACGTTCATTGCCGACGAATTCGGCTTTGAAGTGGCGTTCATTTCGGCTGAGGAAGAAGTACAAAACGACGTTACCGAAGAAGTCGATGACGAAGACAGCCTGGTAGAACGTGCGCCGATCGTGACGATCATGGGACATGTGGACCACGGTAAGACGTCGCTCCTCGACTATATCCGCCAGGAAAACGTTGCCAGTGGCGAAGCAGGGGGTATTACTCAGCACATCGGTGCTTATAGCGTAAAAACCAAAACAGGCAAGCCGGTAACATTCCTCGATACTCCGGGTCACGAAGCATTTACAGCGATGCGTGCCCGCGGTGCGAAGATCACCGACGTGGTTATCATCGTGATCGCAGCCGACGACAGCGTCATGCCGCAAACCCGCGAGGCGATCAATCACGCGCAGGTTGCGGGTGTACCTATTGTATTCGCATTCAGTAAAATAGACAAGCCGGGAGCAAATACCGACAAGATCCGTGAGGAGCTTGCCAATATGAACCTGCTCGTGGAAGAATGGGGCGGTAAATACCAAACCCAGGAGATATCGTCAAAATCCGGCCAGGGTATCGACGAGTTGCTTGAAAAAGTATTGCTCGAAGCCGAATTGCTCGAACTGAAAGCCAATCCGAACCGCCGCGCAGTGGGAACCGTGGTAGAAGCGTCACTCGACAAGGGGCGCGGGTACGTAACGACCATCCTGGTGCAGAACGGAACCTTGAAAGTCGGGGACGCGGTACTGGCCGGCGCGCATTTCGGTAAGGTGAAAGCGATGACCGATTACCTTGGGAAAAGGCTCAAAACAGCGGGGCCATCCATGCCGGTGCAATTGCTCGGCTTGAACGGCGCGCCACAGGCGGGCGACCGTTTCAATGTCTTCGAAAACGAACGCGACGCACGTGATATCGCAACGAAACGCGAGCAAATCCAACGCGAACAATCGATCCGGACGCGCAAGCACATTACGCTGGAAGAGATTGGCCGTCGCAAGGCGATCGGTAACTTCCGCGAGCTGAACCTGATCGTAAAAGGCGACGTGGATGGCTCCGTAGAGGCGCTTTCCGACTCGTTGCTGCAACTTTCGACATCCGAAGTTCAGGTGAATATCATTCACAAGGCGGTAGGCCAGATTTCCGAATCCGACGTCAACCTTGCGATTGCTTCCGATGCGATTATCGTCGGCTTCCAGGTCCGCCCTTCCTCGAACGCGAAGAAAATGGCGGAGCAGGATCAGATCGAGATCCGTCATTACTCGGTTATCTACCAGGCTATCGAGGAGATCAAGGATGCGATGACAGGTATGTTGGCACCGACTATCGAAGAGGTTATTACCGGAAATATCGAAATCCGAGAAGTATTCAAAATCAGCCGCATTGGTACCATTGCAGGTTGCTATGTAACGGATGGCTATGTGAAACGTAACAATAAAATTCGCGTTGTCCGCGACGGTATCGTCCTTTACACCGGCGAGATCGACTCGCTGAAACGTTACAAAGACGATGTTCAGGAAGTACGGAACGGTTACGAATGTGGTTTGAGCATCAAAAACTACAACGACATCGAAATCGGCGACATCATCGAAAGTTTCGAATTACGCGAAGTCAAACGGACACTATAA
- a CDS encoding kelch repeat-containing protein, producing the protein MSCKDKDETEKLGNWFRKDLPNFGGSIRTNAVSFVIGSVGYIGTGYTNETVARVKDFWAYNAERQTWTQIPAFPGTGRNNATAFVVKGKAYVGGGYDGVLTVDNGYKKDFYEYDPATNKWDQVADFGGGTRQFATSFVVNDRAYVGLGFNGSNYYQDFYEYNPATDKWTEMATFKGGKRTGAISFTIGNKAYVGFGESNTGTSFKDIYSFDPSGNGGAGNWTRIDFATGFDQDAFPARSYGSAFVIDGKAYIVGGKGRSDVWEYDPGANSWLERSSFPNQRGFAGAFAIGKIGYLGTGSALGNGGGTDDFWGFDPASPANEDDDL; encoded by the coding sequence ATGAGCTGTAAAGACAAAGATGAGACCGAAAAACTTGGAAACTGGTTCAGAAAAGATCTGCCCAACTTCGGCGGGTCGATACGGACCAACGCCGTGAGTTTTGTGATTGGTAGCGTAGGTTACATTGGTACTGGTTATACAAACGAAACAGTTGCCCGGGTAAAGGACTTTTGGGCTTACAATGCCGAAAGACAGACCTGGACACAAATACCCGCGTTCCCCGGCACCGGCCGGAACAATGCTACGGCGTTCGTAGTGAAAGGCAAAGCTTATGTAGGCGGCGGCTACGATGGTGTGCTTACCGTCGACAACGGTTATAAAAAGGACTTTTACGAATATGACCCCGCTACGAACAAATGGGATCAGGTTGCCGATTTCGGCGGCGGAACCCGTCAGTTCGCGACGTCATTTGTCGTAAACGACAGAGCTTATGTTGGCCTTGGCTTCAACGGCAGCAACTATTATCAGGATTTTTACGAATACAACCCCGCCACCGATAAATGGACCGAAATGGCCACTTTCAAAGGGGGAAAAAGGACCGGGGCCATTTCATTCACCATTGGTAATAAAGCTTACGTAGGATTCGGCGAAAGTAATACCGGAACGTCCTTCAAGGATATTTACAGCTTCGATCCGTCAGGAAACGGCGGCGCGGGTAACTGGACCCGTATCGACTTCGCCACAGGCTTCGACCAGGATGCTTTCCCTGCACGTTCTTACGGATCGGCTTTCGTGATCGATGGAAAAGCTTACATCGTTGGCGGAAAGGGGCGGTCTGACGTTTGGGAATACGATCCGGGTGCCAACAGCTGGCTGGAAAGATCATCTTTCCCTAACCAGAGAGGATTTGCTGGTGCATTCGCGATCGGTAAAATCGGCTATCTGGGAACCGGTAGTGCACTGGGCAACGGCGGTGGTACCGACGACTTCTGGGGCTTCGATCCTGCATCTCCTGCCAACGAAGACGACGATCTGTGA